Part of the Aquabacterium sp. NJ1 genome, TTCGAACTTCCCCCGAAGGTGCTTCGCTGGCTGCAACGTTGAGGGGCGTTATGCGTCTGGCCTTGTTGTCGCCTTTGCCACCTGAACAAAACGGGATCGCCGATTACGCGGCCCATTTCCGCACCTCGCTCAACCAGGCGGGGGTCGATGTGCTCACGCCGCTGGCAGGGCAGCGTCCGATCGAGTCCCTGGCTGCTGCGCGCGCCTGGGTGGCCGAGCGCGACTGGCGCCGTGTGGACGTGGTCCATGCCGAGCTAGGGGGCGGTCGTCAAAGCGAATTTCTCACCTTGTGCGCCCTGGCCAGTCTGCCGAATCGGCCGGCCTTGTCGGCCACCGTGCACGATCCCGAACGCCTGATCTGGAAGCCCGTCAACCGCGTGTGGTCCATGGTCAACGGCATGTCGGCCATGCCACGCACGGCCAAGCAGGCCGTGGCCTTGCTGTCCGACCCCGCCACGCTGATGGCCGAACGCAAGCTGGCGCGTCAGCTGGATGGCCTGGTCACCTTGACCCAGACCGGCGCGAGCCGCCTGGTCAAGCGCATGAAGCTGCCGGTCGACCGCGTCAGCGTCATCTCGCATGGCGCCCTGACCCTGCCGCACAAGCCGCTGCCGCCGCTGGACCCGATCCGCCTGCTGTACTTCGGTTTCATCTACAGCGGCAAGGGCATCGAGGACCTGATCGACGCGGTGGGCAAGGTCAAGGCGCAACAGCCTGAACTCGCTTCGCGTCTGCGCTTGACGATTGCGGGCGGCACGTCCCCCGACATCGCGTTTGGCGCGCAAGGCAGCTACCTGGACCAGTTGCGCGCCCGTGTCGAGCGACGCGGCCTCACGCCCCAGGTCGACTGGGAGCTCGATGTCGACGAGCGTGACATCCCTTACCTCATCCAGCGTCACCATTTGATGGTGCTGCCTTACCGCGAGTCGCGCAAGCTGGCCTTGC contains:
- a CDS encoding glycosyltransferase, with translation MRLALLSPLPPEQNGIADYAAHFRTSLNQAGVDVLTPLAGQRPIESLAAARAWVAERDWRRVDVVHAELGGGRQSEFLTLCALASLPNRPALSATVHDPERLIWKPVNRVWSMVNGMSAMPRTAKQAVALLSDPATLMAERKLARQLDGLVTLTQTGASRLVKRMKLPVDRVSVISHGALTLPHKPLPPLDPIRLLYFGFIYSGKGIEDLIDAVGKVKAQQPELASRLRLTIAGGTSPDIAFGAQGSYLDQLRARVERRGLTPQVDWELDVDERDIPYLIQRHHLMVLPYRESRKLALLGQMRGTSGSLAWAIACGRGAITSDARAFAEEISHGNGSSYRQGDVAALAAQIEGVLNKPEILSQWADRASALAQERAWPMTGQRFVGHFQRAVARAPRARGVSSSGPASVWSQKESL